Proteins co-encoded in one Prevotella sp. E13-27 genomic window:
- a CDS encoding aspartate aminotransferase family protein: protein MNLFDVYPLFNVNITKGEGCKVWDDKGQEYLDLYGGHAVISIGHCHPHYVKKVGEQLQKLGFYSNSVQNKLQAELAERLGKISGYEDYQLFLVNSGAEANENALKLASFKNPTANRILSCEKAFHGRTSLAVEVTNNPKIVAPINDNHHVRFLPLNDVEPWIRELSRGGVAAVILECIQGVGGIQMATPEFAQKLTYAAKRYGATVICDEIQCGYGRSGKFFAHQWLGIKPDIITVAKGIGNGFPMSGVLISPDFKPVYGQLGTTFGGNHLACSAALAVLDVMEQENLVKNAQEVGDYLMEKIRSLNNPKIKDVRGRGLMIGIELTEDQKPVRERLVYEQHVFTGCSGTNLLRLLPPLTFTKELADEFIERLQKAL from the coding sequence ATGAACTTATTTGATGTATATCCGCTCTTTAACGTGAACATCACGAAAGGCGAAGGTTGTAAAGTGTGGGACGACAAAGGTCAGGAGTATCTGGATCTCTATGGCGGTCACGCCGTCATATCAATAGGTCACTGCCATCCTCACTATGTAAAGAAGGTTGGAGAGCAGTTGCAGAAGCTCGGCTTCTACAGCAACTCAGTACAAAACAAGCTGCAGGCAGAGCTGGCAGAACGCCTGGGTAAGATAAGCGGCTATGAGGACTATCAGCTGTTCCTAGTAAACAGCGGTGCCGAGGCTAACGAGAATGCCTTGAAGCTGGCATCATTCAAGAACCCCACAGCTAACCGCATACTCTCTTGCGAGAAGGCTTTCCACGGTCGCACATCGCTTGCCGTTGAGGTGACGAATAACCCAAAGATTGTGGCACCTATTAATGACAACCACCACGTGCGCTTCCTGCCTCTGAATGATGTAGAGCCATGGATACGTGAGCTGTCACGCGGTGGTGTGGCTGCCGTGATACTGGAGTGCATACAGGGCGTTGGCGGAATACAGATGGCAACGCCAGAGTTTGCACAGAAGCTGACATACGCCGCCAAGCGCTATGGCGCAACAGTAATCTGCGACGAGATACAGTGCGGATACGGACGTAGCGGAAAATTCTTTGCACACCAGTGGCTGGGCATAAAGCCAGACATCATCACAGTGGCAAAGGGTATAGGCAACGGCTTCCCCATGAGCGGTGTGCTCATCTCACCTGACTTCAAGCCTGTCTATGGACAACTGGGCACCACCTTTGGTGGTAACCACCTGGCTTGTTCGGCAGCTCTAGCGGTGCTCGACGTCATGGAGCAGGAGAACCTCGTAAAGAACGCACAGGAGGTGGGTGACTACCTAATGGAGAAGATTCGCTCACTGAACAACCCAAAGATAAAGGATGTGCGCGGTCGCGGACTCATGATTGGCATAGAACTGACTGAGGACCAGAAGCCCGTGCGCGAGCGCTTGGTATATGAACAGCATGTGTTCACCGGCTGCTCAGGCACCAACCTGCTCAGACTGTTGCCACCACTGACATTTACAAAGGAACTCGCCGACGAGTTCATTGAGAGACTACAGAAGGCACTGTGA
- a CDS encoding zinc ribbon domain-containing protein: MSKIERCPHCGEPIEYNSGEPFCTNCGQTVKYVGGDGDSFSQPVEYVSDAGTDSSQTTPRYYSVAEQYKPNKMQTAAGLLMALSGAVYAIFNILWVLFPRIICDLTTDQYTLFFFIIPQLSFLVGAALLIPKASNKGVRVAAIGFVCLQVLQFLMNAFLNGRDLLPAEAVSCLWILIGFGWVYFTSLVILNSKLSELNMGWISLLCVLAAINILYSSSFLWKSSFDEALDWGKLREYDYHINSFLNTYYFIVIYVLWTICYWKLARCEAFSGKYDAEHNGVFSPLNKWMAMAVIFPLLTGLAFYFYYGTI; this comes from the coding sequence ATGAGCAAAATCGAGAGATGTCCCCATTGTGGAGAGCCCATCGAGTATAACTCTGGCGAGCCTTTCTGTACTAATTGCGGGCAGACGGTGAAGTATGTCGGTGGCGACGGCGATAGCTTTTCGCAGCCAGTAGAATATGTGAGTGATGCAGGTACAGATTCTTCGCAGACAACTCCAAGGTATTATTCAGTAGCAGAACAGTATAAGCCAAATAAGATGCAGACTGCCGCTGGCCTGCTGATGGCATTGTCAGGTGCTGTCTATGCGATATTTAACATACTATGGGTGCTCTTTCCAAGGATTATTTGTGATTTAACCACGGATCAGTATACATTGTTCTTTTTCATTATTCCCCAGTTGTCATTTCTTGTTGGTGCTGCTCTACTCATCCCTAAGGCTTCTAACAAGGGCGTGCGCGTAGCCGCGATAGGCTTTGTGTGTTTGCAGGTATTGCAATTTTTGATGAACGCCTTCTTAAATGGTAGAGATTTGTTGCCTGCTGAGGCCGTTAGCTGTCTTTGGATTCTGATAGGTTTTGGTTGGGTTTACTTTACCTCACTTGTGATTCTTAACAGTAAGCTCTCAGAACTGAACATGGGATGGATAAGCCTGCTTTGTGTGTTGGCTGCAATTAATATTTTGTATTCATCTTCATTCCTTTGGAAATCAAGCTTTGACGAAGCTCTGGATTGGGGAAAGTTAAGAGAGTACGATTATCATATTAATTCTTTCTTAAACACCTACTATTTTATTGTTATATATGTGCTTTGGACAATTTGTTATTGGAAGCTAGCGCGTTGTGAGGCCTTCAGTGGAAAGTACGACGCAGAACACAATGGTGTTTTCTCGCCACTGAACAAGTGGATGGCTATGGCCGTGATATTCCCTCTGTTGACAGGACTGGCTTTCTATTTCTATTATGGCACCATTTAA
- a CDS encoding pyrroline-5-carboxylate reductase family protein — protein MKIAIIGAGAMGGALVEGFIKSDAYKAADICVSDPSQAVLEKFTAMGASVTEDNTQAIADAKVVMVVVKPWLVENVIKGIAPALSPMQNLVVVAAGVKSSDILSWLPEDGKEAKLFLAIPNIAAAEGCSMTFLVPCGATSSQDTKLITDVFNTVGNTLITDEKHLAAGTTLASCGIAYAMRYIRAASEGGVELGFKADDAKEIVMQTVLGAVKLLEASGLHPEAAIDLVTTPGGVTIKGLNEMEHAGFTSAVIRGLKAGAK, from the coding sequence ATGAAGATTGCAATAATAGGAGCCGGTGCAATGGGCGGCGCATTGGTAGAAGGTTTTATTAAGAGTGATGCGTATAAAGCTGCCGACATATGCGTGAGCGACCCATCACAGGCAGTTCTCGAGAAGTTCACTGCAATGGGTGCTTCGGTCACTGAAGACAACACACAGGCTATAGCAGACGCTAAGGTGGTGATGGTTGTCGTGAAGCCATGGCTGGTAGAGAACGTCATTAAGGGCATAGCCCCTGCCCTCAGCCCCATGCAGAACCTTGTGGTGGTTGCAGCAGGAGTAAAGAGCAGCGACATACTGTCGTGGCTACCTGAAGACGGCAAAGAAGCAAAGCTGTTCCTTGCCATTCCGAACATTGCTGCTGCGGAAGGTTGCTCAATGACATTCCTCGTTCCGTGTGGTGCTACATCAAGCCAGGACACGAAACTGATTACTGACGTATTCAACACCGTGGGCAACACGCTGATAACCGACGAGAAGCATCTGGCAGCAGGCACGACACTCGCTTCATGCGGCATAGCATACGCCATGCGTTACATACGTGCGGCAAGCGAGGGTGGCGTAGAGCTGGGCTTCAAGGCCGACGATGCCAAAGAGATAGTTATGCAGACGGTGCTCGGCGCGGTGAAGCTGCTCGAAGCCAGCGGACTGCACCCAGAGGCAGCCATAGACCTCGTAACAACTCCTGGCGGAGTGACCATCAAGGGTCTGAACGAGATGGAACATGCAGGCTTCACCTCCGCAGTAATCAGAGGCTTAAAAGCCGGTGCGAAATAA
- a CDS encoding M15 family metallopeptidase: MQVYSSHVVGYKDGFLLMADGDSILYDDGREKGFEEMLDDSDVEDMFNMPYDRQASVPAYLADAGRSRCEQLFKNMYGRSAKEVQKRMEVVDWFGQKIRFSTTNGCADSLRAVAHEIAAHVELLPYMRQSSSFYWRTVREAKRQSAHSYGIAIDICTDYSNYWLWSNPRAKETDRIGYENRIPMSIVEIFERHGFIWGGRWYHYDTMHFEFRPEILLCS; encoded by the coding sequence ATGCAAGTCTATTCTTCTCATGTCGTAGGCTACAAAGACGGTTTCCTGCTAATGGCCGATGGTGATAGTATCTTGTATGATGATGGCAGAGAAAAGGGCTTTGAGGAAATGCTTGACGATTCAGACGTGGAAGATATGTTCAATATGCCTTATGACAGACAAGCATCCGTTCCAGCATATCTTGCTGATGCAGGGCGCTCTCGTTGCGAGCAGTTATTTAAGAATATGTATGGACGTAGTGCTAAGGAGGTTCAGAAACGTATGGAAGTGGTAGACTGGTTTGGTCAGAAGATACGATTCTCTACAACAAATGGATGTGCGGATAGTTTGCGTGCCGTGGCCCATGAGATAGCTGCCCATGTAGAGCTTTTGCCCTACATGAGGCAGTCATCTTCGTTCTATTGGCGGACTGTACGTGAAGCCAAACGGCAGAGTGCCCATAGCTATGGGATTGCAATAGATATATGTACAGACTATTCCAATTATTGGCTGTGGTCAAATCCCAGAGCTAAGGAGACCGACCGCATCGGTTATGAGAATCGTATCCCTATGTCTATAGTTGAAATCTTTGAACGCCACGGTTTTATTTGGGGTGGTCGTTGGTATCACTACGATACGATGCATTTTGAGTTTCGTCCTGAAATCTTGTTGTGTTCCTGA
- a CDS encoding AMP-binding protein: MVERFLKQTSFTSVEDYNKNLEFIIPERFNFAYDVMDAWAEEAPEKLALLWTNDQGEERRATYAQLKEQSDQAAAYLTSLGIGKGDPVMLILKRHYEWWIIMLALCKIGAIVIPATHMLTKHDYVYRNTRASVKAIICADDDYIISQIKLAMPESPTVKQYITLRDEEGFHNWKTEWQQAPKFVRPAFVNNNEDTMIMYFTSGTSGEPKMVAHDYLYALGHLTTGVFWHNLHEGSLHLTVADTGWGKAVWGKFYGQWFAGATVFVFDHEKFNADTLLRQMEKYHVTSFCAPPTIYRFMIREDLSKYDLSSLEYCCTAGEALNPAVYEKFYEKTGIRMMEGFGQTETTMTLGTFPWMTPKPGSMGIPNAQYCIDLLRADGTPCEDGEKGEIVIRVGDKKPIGLFKGYYRDEEKTREAWHDGIYHTGDMAWRDEDGYYWFEGRIDDVIKSSGYRIGPFEVESALMTHPAVVECAITGVPDDIRGMVVKATVVLGKEWKDKAGDDLVKELQQHVKKETAPYKYPRIVEFVDELPKTISGKIRRVEIREKDKKS; encoded by the coding sequence ATGGTAGAAAGATTTCTGAAGCAGACAAGCTTCACCTCAGTGGAGGATTACAACAAGAACTTGGAGTTCATCATTCCCGAGCGCTTCAACTTCGCCTACGATGTCATGGACGCATGGGCAGAGGAAGCGCCAGAGAAGCTGGCACTGCTCTGGACTAACGACCAAGGTGAGGAGAGACGCGCCACATACGCTCAGCTGAAAGAACAGAGCGACCAGGCAGCAGCCTATCTGACATCGCTCGGCATAGGCAAGGGCGACCCTGTGATGCTCATCCTGAAGCGACACTATGAGTGGTGGATTATCATGCTGGCCCTTTGTAAGATTGGAGCCATTGTGATCCCTGCTACACATATGCTGACCAAGCACGACTATGTCTATCGTAACACACGCGCCTCAGTGAAGGCCATCATCTGTGCCGATGACGACTATATCATCAGTCAAATTAAGCTGGCCATGCCTGAGAGTCCGACGGTGAAGCAATATATCACACTCCGCGACGAGGAAGGTTTCCACAACTGGAAGACTGAGTGGCAGCAAGCCCCGAAATTCGTACGTCCTGCATTCGTGAACAACAACGAGGATACGATGATTATGTACTTCACCTCGGGTACCAGTGGCGAGCCAAAGATGGTGGCACACGACTACCTTTATGCTTTGGGCCACCTCACCACTGGCGTCTTCTGGCATAACCTGCACGAAGGCTCGCTCCACCTCACTGTGGCTGACACTGGCTGGGGCAAGGCTGTATGGGGTAAGTTCTACGGACAGTGGTTCGCCGGTGCAACGGTATTCGTGTTCGACCATGAGAAGTTCAATGCCGACACACTGCTGCGCCAGATGGAGAAATATCATGTAACAAGCTTCTGTGCTCCACCGACGATATACCGCTTCATGATACGCGAAGACCTGTCGAAATACGACCTCTCTTCGTTGGAATACTGTTGCACAGCAGGCGAGGCTCTTAATCCTGCCGTATATGAGAAGTTCTATGAGAAAACGGGCATACGCATGATGGAAGGCTTCGGACAGACAGAGACTACCATGACGCTGGGCACATTCCCATGGATGACTCCGAAACCTGGCTCAATGGGAATACCAAATGCACAATACTGCATAGACCTGCTACGTGCCGACGGAACGCCATGCGAAGACGGTGAGAAAGGAGAAATTGTTATTCGTGTAGGCGACAAGAAACCTATCGGTCTCTTCAAAGGCTACTACCGCGACGAGGAGAAGACACGCGAGGCATGGCACGACGGCATATACCACACTGGCGACATGGCATGGCGCGACGAAGACGGCTACTACTGGTTTGAGGGCCGTATAGACGATGTCATCAAGTCATCAGGCTACCGCATCGGCCCGTTCGAGGTGGAGAGTGCGCTGATGACCCATCCTGCTGTTGTGGAGTGTGCTATCACCGGTGTTCCCGATGACATACGCGGCATGGTTGTGAAGGCTACCGTGGTGCTTGGCAAGGAATGGAAGGATAAGGCAGGCGATGACCTTGTAAAAGAGCTGCAGCAGCACGTAAAGAAGGAGACTGCTCCTTACAAATATCCGCGCATAGTGGAGTTTGTTGATGAGTTGCCAAAGACCATCAGCGGCAAGATCAGGAGAGTGGAGATAAGGGAAAAGGATAAGAAGTCGTGA
- a CDS encoding helix-turn-helix domain-containing protein encodes MDEQLKQIGERLRGLRDVLDIPVSEMAETIGVSSDKYEKIEQGEMDITISNLMKIAHKYGVSTEELIFAEAPHMKSYYVTRKGQGMSIERTKAYKYQSLVGGFVNHKADVFIVTVEPKPGARTIYKNSHPGQEFNLVLEGKMELYIGGKTMVLEEGDSIYFDATKPHGMLAVGDKAVKFLAFTVE; translated from the coding sequence ATGGACGAACAACTGAAACAGATTGGTGAGCGCCTTCGCGGACTGCGCGACGTGCTTGACATCCCCGTAAGCGAGATGGCAGAGACCATAGGCGTATCATCGGATAAGTATGAAAAGATAGAGCAGGGTGAGATGGACATCACCATATCAAACCTGATGAAGATTGCCCATAAGTATGGAGTGTCAACCGAAGAGCTAATCTTCGCCGAGGCTCCACACATGAAGTCATATTATGTGACACGTAAGGGACAGGGCATGTCTATCGAGCGAACGAAGGCTTATAAATATCAGTCACTGGTAGGCGGTTTCGTGAACCACAAGGCCGACGTGTTCATCGTTACCGTAGAGCCTAAGCCAGGGGCACGTACCATCTATAAGAACAGCCACCCAGGACAGGAGTTCAACCTCGTGCTTGAGGGTAAGATGGAACTGTACATAGGCGGTAAGACTATGGTGCTCGAAGAGGGCGACAGCATTTATTTCGACGCAACGAAGCCCCACGGAATGCTTGCCGTTGGCGACAAGGCGGTGAAGTTCTTAGCATTTACAGTAGAATAA
- a CDS encoding DUF2357 domain-containing protein has product MELLQYKYHNAYVIQASSTDIGMSWRKFKVRAKQLPPERYCNYVMASGGRLSVYNADSKVMDDVAEVDWHETRPVFFEDHKYNLTLTFFDAVEEPRIIHPNKEVEAMFNTVNTASGEYVISSSLDFLNQPGHFALEFAYKNTANEHIRHKIEFDVLSPKLDTKHDLDIIIQQIRAEYGDLVFRYLTLTFQQFEMGREANNELIWLSVFKQIVDSYVQAVRFIIHQPHNKMRQYEEYRRAERIKGWTPMLAERFSNDRLNDEEQALRKYYRTEQTEATLDTRENRFVKYTLQRITERLSLLMQRLGDGTSDSEIENLKEKQKELEMLRRNSFFNGIGHFDGFRQQSMVLQQRSGYSQVYRYWIMLQNGLDLIQGDTSVGVQPIWRLYELWCFLKVKQLVCKVLGIDVHNKEHLEKYVHEDTQNAFDLFNGGTLSGHITYTNPQNEDLVEVGYQYSFDRKGDEHEMRSATTEQKPDIVMHIHKNERDITLTYLYDAKYSVRGDDDATLGNVQDEPKPETINAMHHYRDAIYFGKRGEQRFSKEIIGGYILFPGRMDEHRLLEQIQNHNEQLPYFLKSIEEVNIGAYPLLPNEESGLLLENHLRKVLLDESIIEQLEVSVPQRGLYYTDTQPKSVESKNVFTVTVRKTDADYQTFLEHKAKKYVMETLPKVNILEAIYLLPMVGGDIDGYYKITRLTIEDGKMCLKLGEFISLGNQWVNIFQNMRHGELITMNNVLKLYGQRY; this is encoded by the coding sequence ATGGAACTATTGCAATACAAATATCATAATGCCTATGTTATCCAAGCCAGCAGCACGGATATAGGTATGTCATGGCGGAAGTTCAAGGTGAGAGCCAAGCAACTGCCACCAGAGCGGTATTGCAATTATGTGATGGCGAGTGGCGGCAGGCTGAGCGTGTATAATGCTGACAGCAAAGTGATGGACGATGTGGCTGAGGTTGACTGGCATGAGACCCGACCCGTCTTCTTTGAAGACCACAAGTATAACCTCACATTGACGTTCTTTGATGCCGTGGAGGAACCGCGCATCATCCACCCCAACAAGGAGGTGGAGGCGATGTTCAACACGGTAAATACGGCATCGGGCGAGTACGTCATCAGTAGCAGTCTTGACTTCTTGAACCAGCCAGGTCACTTTGCCTTGGAGTTCGCCTACAAGAATACCGCCAACGAGCACATACGACACAAGATAGAGTTCGACGTGCTTTCGCCTAAACTCGATACGAAGCACGACCTTGACATCATCATTCAGCAGATAAGGGCAGAATATGGTGACTTGGTTTTCCGCTATCTCACGCTGACCTTTCAACAGTTTGAGATGGGTCGTGAAGCCAACAACGAACTGATATGGCTGTCGGTGTTCAAGCAGATTGTGGACAGTTATGTGCAGGCGGTTCGTTTCATCATTCATCAGCCACATAACAAGATGCGCCAATATGAGGAATACCGAAGAGCCGAGCGCATCAAAGGCTGGACACCCATGTTGGCAGAAAGATTCAGCAATGACCGTCTGAATGATGAAGAACAGGCATTAAGGAAATATTATAGGACGGAGCAAACGGAAGCGACTTTGGATACAAGGGAGAACCGCTTCGTGAAATATACACTCCAACGCATCACTGAGCGTCTTTCGCTGTTAATGCAAAGGCTTGGAGATGGAACATCGGATAGCGAGATAGAGAATTTGAAGGAGAAGCAGAAGGAACTGGAAATGCTTCGGCGCAATTCGTTCTTTAATGGCATCGGACACTTTGACGGGTTCCGTCAGCAGAGCATGGTGCTTCAGCAGCGCAGCGGCTATTCGCAGGTTTATCGCTATTGGATTATGCTGCAAAATGGCCTCGACCTGATACAAGGTGATACAAGCGTAGGTGTGCAGCCCATCTGGCGGCTTTATGAATTGTGGTGTTTCTTGAAGGTGAAACAGCTTGTCTGTAAGGTATTGGGTATAGATGTTCATAACAAAGAGCATCTTGAAAAGTATGTTCATGAAGACACGCAGAATGCCTTTGACTTGTTTAATGGCGGCACACTCAGCGGTCACATTACTTACACTAATCCGCAGAATGAGGATTTGGTGGAGGTGGGCTATCAGTATTCGTTTGATAGAAAAGGCGATGAGCATGAGATGCGTTCTGCCACGACAGAGCAGAAACCCGATATTGTGATGCACATTCACAAGAACGAGCGTGACATCACGTTGACCTATCTCTACGATGCGAAATATAGTGTCCGTGGTGATGACGATGCAACACTGGGCAACGTGCAAGACGAGCCAAAACCTGAGACCATCAACGCGATGCACCACTACCGTGATGCCATCTATTTTGGCAAGCGTGGTGAGCAACGTTTCTCGAAAGAAATCATAGGTGGGTACATTCTCTTCCCCGGAAGAATGGATGAACACCGATTATTAGAACAAATACAGAATCACAATGAGCAGTTGCCATACTTCCTGAAATCCATTGAAGAAGTGAATATCGGTGCATATCCATTGCTGCCAAACGAGGAAAGCGGATTGCTCTTAGAAAATCACCTTCGCAAAGTACTGCTTGACGAAAGCATCATTGAACAACTTGAAGTGAGCGTTCCGCAGAGAGGTTTGTATTATACCGATACTCAGCCGAAGTCTGTTGAGTCGAAGAATGTGTTTACCGTTACTGTCAGGAAAACAGATGCAGACTACCAGACATTCTTGGAGCATAAGGCTAAGAAATACGTCATGGAAACCTTGCCGAAGGTGAACATTCTCGAAGCCATTTACCTCCTTCCGATGGTAGGCGGTGATATTGACGGCTATTATAAAATAACACGATTAACCATCGAGGACGGCAAGATGTGTCTGAAGCTGGGCGAGTTTATATCGCTGGGCAATCAGTGGGTAAACATCTTTCAGAATATGCGTCATGGTGAACTTATTACTATGAATAATGTTTTGAAACTGTATGGACAAAGATATTAA
- a CDS encoding YARHG domain-containing protein, translating to MSISHNAEKCGNNLHKIYKILKEEGIEKYAILHDLIVDVIELLEDGRSIEELYDLQSQLADYATSSVANLKLSSLVDSFAANLKKISSVSEYSEFLQILTAKQDKEEMQFWTHQQEESDEDLADEWEKAVDTFNNGGDINDAYIVFTSLGDSGFQPACYYAGAIHEYGKLGEPNMQQAFQWYYKGAQDNENRKGDSDCQLKLYYFYHDGIGVEKDIQKAVYWLQEATVQGNKAAMTSMAHYFLFESNTHYEQAFTLVTQAIADGYEPAKTLAAYCYMKGYGTAVDLQKAEELLSDAERLGFKEARQFIEMLAAIKMQAAAKSHSSSSTSQSSSYQSTASTGKAGDSEKDDSKYTIGCIVIAVLVALGYFFGSKVIDMVSELFEEEGPTMYFYREHEDLYKTSDLISHVDYDFHFGTAARTFGNDEVVVKVRANGYTGYTVRSALITEEEFNQLKSMFGDEDARYAMDMGIQRTALIHFRQNIARDYDFKVYGDENGRKNVFWNGDMSNGHGAFAFIAENKVTGECIAALYLYDEHYKPILEVTDYSVRMGQYIVDVKQNKKGKYYIKYGGKPIKKTKRQTTKVVTSSSGYSSQQSQETQSSTSHEQKYGIGTRRLLTESDIYGYTKSDLRILRNWIYARHGYRFKTADMRSFFENEPWYEGRYDDVSSMLTDIEQQNVEFIKRHE from the coding sequence ATGAGCATATCCCATAACGCAGAGAAGTGTGGTAATAATCTGCATAAGATTTACAAGATTCTTAAGGAAGAAGGAATCGAAAAATATGCAATTCTACATGACTTGATTGTCGATGTAATTGAATTGCTTGAGGATGGTAGGTCTATTGAGGAACTATATGACCTACAAAGTCAGTTGGCAGATTATGCCACTTCTTCGGTAGCTAACTTAAAATTGTCTTCTTTAGTCGACTCCTTTGCCGCTAACTTGAAGAAAATCAGTAGTGTATCTGAATACTCGGAGTTCTTGCAGATTCTGACAGCTAAACAGGATAAAGAAGAGATGCAGTTCTGGACGCATCAGCAGGAAGAATCAGATGAGGATTTAGCTGATGAATGGGAGAAAGCAGTTGATACCTTCAACAATGGTGGAGACATAAACGACGCTTATATAGTTTTCACATCGCTGGGAGATAGCGGTTTTCAACCTGCTTGCTACTATGCAGGCGCTATACATGAATATGGAAAACTTGGTGAGCCAAACATGCAACAGGCTTTTCAGTGGTACTACAAGGGTGCTCAAGATAATGAGAACAGAAAGGGTGACAGCGACTGCCAATTGAAACTGTACTACTTCTATCATGATGGCATTGGAGTAGAAAAGGATATACAGAAAGCGGTCTATTGGTTGCAGGAAGCCACTGTTCAAGGCAATAAAGCTGCAATGACATCAATGGCTCATTATTTCCTGTTCGAATCAAATACTCATTATGAACAGGCTTTCACCTTGGTGACACAAGCAATAGCCGATGGCTATGAGCCAGCCAAGACACTTGCAGCCTATTGCTATATGAAAGGTTATGGCACAGCTGTCGATTTGCAAAAGGCTGAAGAGCTACTAAGTGATGCCGAACGTTTAGGGTTTAAAGAAGCCCGCCAATTTATAGAAATGTTGGCAGCAATTAAGATGCAGGCTGCGGCAAAATCTCACAGCAGTTCTTCCACTAGCCAATCGTCTTCATACCAAAGTACAGCTTCAACTGGCAAGGCAGGTGATTCAGAAAAGGACGATTCGAAATACACTATAGGTTGCATAGTAATAGCAGTCTTGGTTGCATTGGGCTATTTCTTTGGCTCGAAAGTGATAGACATGGTGTCAGAACTTTTTGAAGAGGAAGGTCCTACAATGTATTTTTATCGTGAACATGAAGATTTGTATAAAACGTCAGACCTTATTAGTCATGTTGATTATGACTTCCATTTCGGCACAGCAGCGCGAACCTTTGGCAATGATGAAGTTGTCGTAAAAGTAAGGGCTAACGGCTATACAGGATATACCGTCCGGTCAGCTTTGATTACAGAAGAAGAATTCAATCAGCTGAAGAGTATGTTCGGTGATGAAGATGCCCGGTATGCGATGGACATGGGAATTCAGAGAACGGCACTCATACATTTCCGTCAGAACATTGCAAGGGATTATGATTTCAAGGTCTATGGCGATGAAAACGGAAGGAAGAATGTCTTCTGGAATGGAGATATGAGCAATGGCCACGGAGCTTTTGCCTTTATTGCTGAAAACAAGGTGACGGGAGAGTGTATTGCTGCACTCTATCTTTATGATGAACACTACAAGCCAATACTGGAAGTTACCGATTACTCAGTGCGTATGGGGCAATATATTGTTGATGTCAAGCAGAATAAAAAAGGGAAGTATTATATTAAGTATGGTGGTAAGCCTATTAAGAAGACTAAAAGACAGACAACTAAAGTTGTTACCTCTTCTTCGGGATATTCGTCACAGCAGTCGCAAGAGACTCAGTCTTCCACCAGTCATGAACAGAAATACGGAATAGGAACAAGACGGCTGCTTACGGAATCAGATATCTATGGCTATACTAAGAGTGACTTAAGGATTCTTCGCAACTGGATTTATGCGCGACATGGTTATAGGTTCAAAACCGCTGATATGCGCTCGTTCTTCGAAAACGAACCTTGGTATGAGGGTCGCTATGATGATGTGAGTAGCATGTTAACCGATATAGAACAACAAAATGTTGAATTCATCAAACGGCATGAATAA
- a CDS encoding DNA-binding protein, with translation MTKYIKREMADLNGCGTTQAHYRVKSYGRVPFNEFVSACAEGSTVTPADVVAVVSRVTSELARQIGRGYTVSIDGLGTFGGRLGVVNDRPLDDFEDNTEHRNSRSIAFTGISFRADKRLVTEVNDKCFSMERGGESRLQRSPYTKEQRAERARKWLSENMLMRVADYAAINELSHTTASTELCSLAKDPESGIISKGRRSAKVYLLGSKGQE, from the coding sequence ATGACAAAGTACATTAAGAGAGAGATGGCCGACCTTAATGGGTGCGGCACAACACAGGCACACTATCGCGTGAAATCCTACGGACGTGTGCCGTTCAACGAGTTTGTATCGGCCTGTGCCGAGGGTAGCACCGTGACACCTGCCGACGTGGTGGCGGTAGTATCAAGAGTCACCTCCGAACTGGCACGACAGATAGGTCGCGGCTACACGGTGAGCATCGATGGATTGGGAACATTTGGAGGACGCCTGGGCGTGGTCAACGACAGACCGCTCGACGACTTCGAGGACAATACTGAGCATCGCAACTCTCGCTCGATAGCCTTTACCGGCATCAGTTTCAGGGCTGACAAACGCCTTGTCACCGAGGTCAATGACAAATGCTTCTCTATGGAGCGCGGCGGAGAGAGCCGTCTGCAACGCTCACCTTACACAAAGGAACAGCGGGCAGAGCGGGCACGCAAATGGCTTAGCGAGAACATGCTGATGCGAGTGGCCGACTATGCTGCTATCAATGAATTGTCGCACACTACTGCTTCCACAGAGTTGTGCAGTCTAGCCAAGGATCCTGAATCGGGCATCATATCAAAGGGTCGCCGCAGCGCAAAGGTCTATCTGCTTGGCAGCAAAGGTCAGGAATAG